The sequence tctatgtatgaGAAAccagtaataataataaatcaACAACAGCAGCAGATTTGGCGGTTGCTAAGGTGATATCTAAATTACACAACCAACTATCTTCAGCTTAGATATTCGCCTAAGAGGGAAAATCAGGGATAACCCATGAACTACTACTTCGTCCTTATTCATACAAACCTGAAAATGTTGGCAAAATGTGGTACTCTTGTTACCCCAGAAGTCATGGGCATTGACAGAAAACTGACTAAAAGATCAGTGCCACCTGTTTTGTTCATTTACTGACTGAAGTATAGCATCCATGAATATTTCAAGCTTGAATCAAATAGGGAGAAACAGAACTTACAATCTGCACGTCGGTATCATCGAGTGTTACTGGTGGCATGTCCGAGAGCCAAACCTCCTTGGCCTTCACCTGAGTTCTATCAGACGCCTTTGGCACCTGCACGTGCACACACAACAGAGACATGACATCAAAACGAATTATCCTACACTTGAACAACAACATTATAGTTTGCACGAAATTCTATCCATCGATGCCAAAATTCAGAACCAACATGCCCACAAAAACATAATACAAAATATATGATGCAGGCAAGACGCTGCTGCAGCTGAAGCTGGCAAGAGAAAACAATTCTTATTAATTAGTGAAGTAAACACATATGACTCAGCCATGCTAAACAATTAGCAGAAAACGAACTCTTAGCTAGACTGATAAACTGAAGCAATCAACCAGTTACGACTGAACCAATTTCAGTCAGCAGCAACATCAGTAGCGGACGGGATTCATGCATGGTCCCTGATCGACTGGTTCACACTGAAGCAGTAGGAGCAGCCACCGAGAGGATCTGAGCTGAATCACCAGAACAGTAAGGATCAGCCGCCGAGAGGATCTGAGCTGAACTCAACCAGAGCGCACGGGCACGAGCAGGAGCAACAAGGCCACGCACGGGCGTGCGAGCGACAGTAATGGCCGCGCATGGGCTCTCGAACGGCGGCAGCGGCAGTGCACGAgcgcggcggcagcagcagcagggTTCAGAGAAATCTACTTGTCAGATCTAACTTCAGTGTTCAGAGTTCAGTACATCTCAGGATAAATAACGAGGAAACAAGAGTCATATAAGGAAATAAATCATCCATGATTTGTATTCGTGTCAATATAAAAATCAGGAAACAAGACCAAATCCATGATTTGCATGGTGCTGCAGCCTACAAGGGCGTCAGTTTCGCATAGCACACAACAAAGAGGTGGTGGTGCAGTTGGTTAGCATCGCTAGAAAACGCTCCTGAGGTTGAGAGTTCGAGCCTCACATCACCCAAAGGCCATCGTTGTGATGAAAACGCTCAGTGGCAACTTGGGTCGCCACATTTACACCTGAATCATCAGGTGAAATTGAGCAAGTCTGAACCTGGTctccttctttttttttcttttccttttttgttttgaGATAAAGGTGGTTGGTAGCTCCACTCTGAACTGGATCGCAGTTCTAGTGAAGCTCTACAAGTCTGTGACTCCCTGTTTGGTTCATGATGAATGAACCACCAAAGTGCATACTGTGATTCTGTACAATTCATATCAAGAAAATTGTACAATTGACAAGAGTTCTATGTGTAGCCTTTACATATATTTTTGCCAAAGTGCATACTGTGATTCTGAGTTGCAGATTATGGTTATGAGTCACGAGAAAGAAAAATGTATGTAAAGGCTACAGATAGAACTGTTGTCAATTGCACAGTTTTCTTGACATGAATTGTACAGACTTGTTTTGTTTCTCAACATGTCACTTAGACAGATATGTTTTGTGTAGTCTCGTTTTCAGCTCCACCTTGTACAGAGTTGCTTTGTTTCCCAACATGTCTCTTTTACAGATTATCTCGAACTGGAATGAAACCCTTTATAACACGCCACCCAAGTGTGCGCACACTGGGTTTTTCGATAATTTATTTTCTTCAGCATTTGAGCATAAACCAATGTCTTTTCGGTGATAATCATTAGTAGTAATCGTCAGGATGCCAGTGTGTTGAATATTGATATGTCATAAACCTGTGGTCTTTGAAACATGACCTGCTGTCTGTTGGTGTGACTGATAGAACAGGTTGTTGGTCTGGATCATATGTGAATTGCTGAAGCAAGGGTTTGAACAAATCCAGGCCTGAGAGCTTGCTTTGTACTATTACACTTTTCAGTTACAGCGTTCATTTTGCTCCTAACTAATCCTGTGTCTCGTAGTACTTGTCGAGAATATTTTTTTTTAAAAGACAGGAGCCATCCATGATTTGCATGGTCCAGTTGCTTAATTAACATCGTTTGTATCGCTTGCAAAACAACAAGTGGGGTGGTGGCGCATCTCATAGCTGAGAGTGATCCAGGTCGAGAGTTCGAGCCTCTCTCACCCCACCTACAAACGGCCACCGTAGTGATGAAAAGCTCTGTGGCAACTTGGGTCGTCACATGGTCATCTGATTCATCGGATTGATTTGAGTAACTCTGAACATGGTCTATTCTTTTTTCTCTTTATTTATCACCGTAAATTTAACACTGATTTCAAGTTTTCTCGTCTAGTTTCAACGGCTGGTGGTTTGTTAACGCTGAACGTGAGTGGTCTGATCACGAGGGTTCAAGCATCCCATCCAAGAGCAAATGATGAAACTCGTGAGAGCTTCTTGGGTCAGCACGTCCCCATTTCAAAAGAAGTTGTGGATTTAcgtatatatgagcgcttgcatctatactgtgttaaaaaaaatTTCCAAGTTAATTAAACCACCTTCCAGTTTGGTCGACCCCGACCCCCCATCTTGTGTTAATGCAACTCGAAAATATCCCGTAAACTTAACTTCCAAATTCCAAATAATTGGTTATTAGGAGCGTCCCAACAAGAATCTAGGCATTGAAGAGGAGCTTTGCGGCATGGCGGCTGGCTGCTGGTGCTGGAACAATTTTAACAACACCGGCGACAAAAGGAAAGGAGATGGTGTAGGTAGCGGTTATTAGCGTGGAAGTTTCATCCACAAAACAAATCATTTTGCGAGGTATATTGAGGGTGAGCACTTTATCGCAAGTTTGCGAGTCCTTTTTTTGAACTCCCTTTTCTTGGGGGTTTTAAGTACCTTTTGGGAATTTGCTAGAGTGATCTAACTCTCAATAGTAACAATAGTATTTTCTGAGAGTTGAGGGCAGATTCCCAGGCATCGGCTAATAGGACTACAATTAGGAACTAGAGGTGCCCTTAATTTGACAACTAACAGACGAAATGTTCAGTGTGATGGTGACAATTTGTCCTAACACATGCGAGAGAAAAACACTGAAAGGATACGAACAGAGAAACTGATATTGACAAGGAAGGACACTAATTGGTAGCCATTCTAGAAGAGGATGGCTCTAACACTCGAAGTGACTGTGGGGTGCGCTGGCTTTGCCATGATGCCATTACCGATCATGCACTCAGTTCTTCGTCAACTAGCTAAAAATGTGAGGGTTTTTACGGTACCCTATACTGCTACTGGGAAGCGAGCAGTATATGTGTGATCCCATCGTGATTTTTAAGGATAGTACTACATACATCTCTGATTCATCAGAAAACTTACGTTGAAAACTATTATTGTTCATAAAGGGAATTGCTCTGGTGAGCCATCGTGCACGCCGATGACAACGGCGGTGATGACCAGGACACAAGAAGGTCGAGCAATATGCCTGGGTGAGCATTCTAGCACACGATGTGGTTGTCGATCTCACATCAAAGGTAGATGAGCAGCTCCACGTCCCGCGAGATGCGGCCGAAGTAGAGCACTAGTAAAATGAAAAAAGACGACCATGAGCCTAGCGAGGACAGGGTTAGCACGAACTAGCACGAGGTTCCACCACGAGCAATGATACACTTACAGGCAGTTTTTAACAGACTTAAGCTTACGGAAAGGGGTGTCATTAAAAGATTGGAGGGAATGGAGCCCCACCCCAGGATTTGAGGGGAGTGGGATGAATTAGTCGCTGCCACCTCAGTTCCACCACGCTCAGGCACTCACCTAGCCGCAGCTCTTCGGGCGTATCCTGACCTCATCGTCAACGGCGGCGAGCTCGGGTCCAGTTGCTTAATTAACATCGTTTGTATCGCTTGCAAAACAACAAGTGGGGTGGTGGCGCATCTCATAGCTGAGAGTGATCCAGGTCGAGAGTTCGAGCCTCTCTCACCCCACCTACAAACGGCCACCGTAGTGATGAAAAGCTCTGTGGCAACTTGGGTCGTCACATGGTCATCTGATTCATCGGATTGATTTGAGTAACTCTGAACATGGTCTATTCTTTTTTCTCTTTATTTATCACCGTAAATTTAACACTGATTTCAAGTTTTCTCGTCTAGTTTCAACGGCTGGTGGTTTGTTAACGCTGAACGTGAGTGGTCTGATCACGAGGGTTCAAGCATCCCATCCAAGAGCAAATTGAGCAAGTCTGAACCTGGTctccttctttttttttcttttccttttttgttttgaGATAAAGGTGGTTGGTAGCTCCACTCTGAACTGGATCGCAGTTCTAGTGAAGCTCTACAAGTCTGTGACTCCCTGTTTGGTTCATGATGAATGAACCACCAAAGTGCATACTGTGATTCTGTACAATTCATATCAAGAAAATTGTACAATTGACAAGAGTTCTATGTGTAGCCTTTACATATATTTTTGCCAAAGTGCATACTGTGATTCTGAGTTGCAGATTATGGTTATGAGTCACGAGAAAGAAAAATGTATGTAAAGGCTACAGATAGAACTGTTGTCAATTGCACAGTTTTCTTGACATGAATTGTACAGACTTGTTTTGTTTCTCAACATGTCACTTAGACAGATATGTTTTGTGTAGTCTCGTTTTCAGCTCCACCTTGTACAGAGTTGCTTTGTTTCCCAACATGTCTCTTTTACAGATTATCTCGAACTGGAATGAAACCCTTTATAACACGCCACCCAAGTGTGCGCACACTGGGTTTTTCGATAATTTATTTTCTTCAGCATTTGAGCATAAACCAATGTCTTTTCGGTGATAATCATTAGTAGTAATCGTCAGGATGCCAGTGTGTTGAATATTGATATGTCATAAACCTGTGGTCTTTGAAACATGACCTGCTGTCTGTTGGTGTGACTGATAGAACAGGTTGTTGGTCTGGATCATATGTGAATTGCTGAAGCAAGGGTTTGAACAAATCCAGGCCTGAGAGCTTGCTTTGTACTATTACACTTTTCAGTTACAGCGTTCATTTTGCTCCTAACTAATCCTGTGTCTCGTAGTACTTGTCGAGAATATTTTTTTTTAAAAGACAGGAGCCATCCATGATTTGCATGGTCCAGTTGCTTAATTAACATCGTTTGTATCGCTTGCAAAACAACAAGTGGGGTGGTGGCGCATCTCATAGCTGAGAGTGATCCAGGTCGAGAGTTCGAGCCTCTCTCACCCCACCTACAAACGGCCACCGTAGTGATGAAAAGCTCTGTGGCAACTTGGGTCGTCACATGGTCATCTGATTCATCGGATTGATTTGAGTAACTCTGAACATGGTCTATTCTTTTTTCTCTTTATTTATCACCGTAAATTTAACACTGATTTCAAGTTTTCTCGTCTAGTTTCAACGGCTGGTGGGTTGTTAACGCTGAACGTGAGTGGTCTGATCACGAGGGTTCAAGCATCCCATCCAAGAGCAAATGATGAAACTCGTGAGAGCTTCTTGGGTCAGCACGTCCCCATTTCAAAAGAAGTTGTGGATTTAcgtatatatgagcgcttgcatctatactgtgttaaaaaaaatTTCCAAGTTAATTAAACCACCTTCCAGTTTGGTCGACCCCGACCCCCCATCTTGTGTTAATGCAACTCGAAAATATCCCGTAAACTTAACTTCCAAATTCCAAATAATTGGTTATTAGGAGCGTCCCAACAAGAATCTAGGCATTGAAGAGGAGCTTTGCGGCATGGCGGCTGGCTGCTGGTGCTGGAACAATTTTAACAACACCGGCGACAAAAGGAAAGGAGATGGTGTAGGTAGCGGTTATTAGCGTGGAAGTTTCATCCACAAAACAAATCATTTTGCGAGGTATATTGAGGGTGAGCACTTTATCGCAAGTTTGCGAGTCCTTTTTTTGAACTCCCTTTTCTTGGGGGTTTTAAGTACCTTTTGGGAATTTGCTAGAGTGATCTAACTCTCAATAGTAACAATAGTATTTTCTGAGAGTTGAGGGCAGATTCCCAGGCATCGGCTAATAGGACTACAATTAGGAACTAGAGGTGCCCTTAATTTGACAACTAACAGACGAAATGTTCAGTGTGATGGTGACAATTTGTCCTAACACATGCGAGAGAAAAACACTGAAAGGATACGAACAGAGAAACTGATATTGACAAGGAAGGACACTAATTGGTAGCCATTCTAGAAGAGGATGGCTCTAACACTCGAAGTGACTGTGGGGTGCGCTGGCTTTGCCATGATGCCATTACCGATCATGCACTCAGTTCTTCGTCAACTAGCTAAAAATGTGAGGGTTTTTACGGTACCCTATACTGCTACTGGGAAGCGAGCAGTATATGTGTGATCCCATCGTGATTTTTAAGGATAGTACTACATACATCTCTGATTCATCAGAAAACTTACGTTGAAAACTATTATTGTTCATAAAGGGAATTGCTCTGGTGAGCCATCGTGCACGCCGATGACAACGGCGGTGATGACCAGGACACAAGAAGGTCGAGCAATATGCCTGGGTGAGCATTCTAGCACACGATGTGGTTGTCGATCTCACATCAAAGGTAGATGAGCAGCTCCACGTCCCGCGAGATGCGGCCGAAGTAGAGCACTAGTAAAATGAAAAAAGACGACCATGAGCCTAGCGAGGACAGGGTTAGCACGAACTAGCACGAGGTTCCACCACGAGCAATGATACACTTACAGGCAGTTTTTAACAGACTTAAGCTTACGGAAAGGGGTGTCATTAAAAGATTGGAGGGAATGGAGCCCCACCCCAGGATTTGAGGGGAGTGGGATGAATTAGTCGCTGCCACCTCAGTTCCACCACGCTCAGGCACTCACCTAGCCGCAGCTCTTCGGGCGTATCCTGACCTCATCGTCAACGGCGGCGAGCTCGGCCGCGACACAGGGTGGTTTGCCATGTGCTGCCGCCATGCATAGGCACACTAAGCGTGATGCTATGGGTGATGATGGGGTGCATGGCGACGGGCCATAACGTCATAACCGTAGAAGCATCTGTCCACGATCATGGTGGCGCAGCGGGCCGGCAGGCGTGCGGTCGAAGAGGAGACGAGCGGCCGGGGGCATCTGTCGGAGGTGCAGAGAGTCACCGATTTAACAAGGAGAACGGCTGGGTCAGGTTGATCAATCTCGCCGGGTGAAGACTGTGATCTCCCCATAATAAACTGCAAGCACATATACCGGTGGACGAGAGACACGCAGTACTAGCAATACTGCTGATCCGGTTTCACCAGTACATATATCTAACTATCCTTGGATCTTTGCCATTGGACGGCCTGTATTCAATACAGGGTACCATAAAAGAGCTCAAAAATGTATTCTAGTCGATCCCGTTATTTCTTTGCAGTGTGTTCATCTCGGAAAACCGCCACACTTGGGTGCATTTTCACCGCCGGTTTTCATGAAACCGGTTGTGATTGTGGAGGGGTCAAAAGTCCATTTTTTTAGTAGTGAAAGAATTAAATATTGCGAAAGTACTTTCCTACAGAAATTCATATGCAAGTATACAGCCTAAACATAAAAAATGTAAATATTTGTAGAGATATACTATACTAGTCTAAATTTCAAATTTTAACCTTATTCTTCCTGCAAAAGCGAGGGGAGTAATAATGTGAGACTCATGGTAATGTATTGCAACGAAATCACGAAGTACTTCAACATTACAACCGGGATGCATGCATCCTGACAACCGAAGGTAACAAGAAAAATTAAATTTGTGGCAACAATAGCACACCCTACATTGCCACACAGTACGTCTCACTGTAATATCTCCATGCATGTACTGCAGCAATATTTTGTTACTGCTGCAGTAACCTGCATGTCATATTGCAAGCTAGAGAATTATTAAGGACTAGTACTACTAAAAGTAACCGAAGGGAAACCGTAGGTGGCAATGAGACTACCATGGATTATTTGTCGTTGCAATACTGCCATGGCGAGATCATTCTTTGAGAAGCGTGGAGGTGGAGTTGGCGGCGATGGCCTCGGCGAATACAGCGCCACAGCCGCCGCTCTGGCAGCCTGCACCGCAGTAGGCCGGGCCAATACCGCAGGATCCCCACTGGCTACAACAATAGTTGTTTGTGCAAGCCCTGCCACCGGCGTTCTTGCCACACGGCTTGTCGGTGCTGCAAGCGCCGTTCTGGCAGCCGACGCCGCAGAACTCGGAGCCGAGGCCGCAGTAACCCCACTGGCTGCAGCAGAGGTTGTTCGGGCATAGCTTGCCGCCGGCCTGGCTGCCGCAGCGCTTGCTGGTGTAGCAGGCGCCGTTCTGGCAGCCGTTGCCGCAGTAGTCGCCGCCCATGCCGCAGTAGCCGTACTGGCTGCAGCAGAGGTTGTTGGGGCACTCCATGCCGCTGCCCTGCTCGCCGCACCTCTGGGCGTGCGTGGTCACCGCGAAGGCGAGGACGACAGCCACGCCGAGAGCGAGGGCCCTGGtgctcatcatcttcttcctttTTACTTCCTCTCTTGTCGATCTAGGGCTGGTTGTGTGCTTGTGTCTGTGGAGTAAACAGGTGATGATCCCCGCTTTATATAGGCGCTCTGAACTTCTGGTTACAGTCCAATTCGATGTGGCACCTCTTGCCATGCAATTGCGCGCATACACGTGTTTCACTCATTGTCAACGATCTTAACCTGATCGTCGTCTGATCGAGGAGATTGTTAATGGATGCGATGTGATATGATGCCGGGTCCGTTCTTGATAGATGTGGCACTGCACTGTACGTAAGATTCGTAATGTTTATATGCTGTTTATGCTTGCATGGGACATGCATGGAGCGCGAGCTATTAGACTACTAACTTAGGACTAGTACGTACGCATACGCATGTGATTACACCTCGTCGTCCCCATCCACAGAAGCACCCAAACGGACACGTCGCGTGCATAGCATCTGATCGATGCGAACGTTGTGCTCTGCGTCCATGATATGATCGAGATCTTATCTTTTTTTCTTACTTCTCATGAGAGCACATACTATGATGCGAGATGTTAGATGTAGTTTTGAGAGTCGTGTGGGCGTGACATGCATGGAGAGGAGAGCAATGCATGCACGTGACCAGTTAATGGAAAATATGGCAGTGGCATCTCGCACCGGATATCCTTTGTTAGGAAAAATGGTCGGTTGTTAGGAATATTGCGATGGTAAGGCAGGCCTGATCCACATCTTGGTTCAGTCGATCGAACCATCGAAGTAGTAGTTGGCTACAATTTTTTTTCTCGGGGGAGTAATTGGCTAGAGTACAATTGAATATAAGCTCGAGTTTTTTTTAACATAATACAGACGCAGATGCCCATATACACACAGATACTCCCTACATCTATGATCACCTCCAAGAAACTGAGCGGGCACATCATCTTAAGATTGACGAAGTCATTACAGACACCTTCGTAGTTGGCGGGAACGTCTCCTACATTGTCGAAAggcctgaaataaatccagaaaaataCTTGAATTCTGGTGGGCTGGGGATGCCACTGTCCTTCTAatcatccaaccacatgttggttcaCCAATATAAGCTCGAGTTAAGACCTCCGGTAGTGTGAGTATCATAGCAAGTACTCTCAAATTAATGGTTCAAAATATTCATCTCTTTGGTTTACTCTACAGATCTCAAATATTTTCAATGCTTACTACTCCTTCCATCCCAAAATAAATGTCGTTGATTTAGTGCAAAGTTAGTAGAAGTTTGTACTTAATcagcgacacttattttgggacggagggagcaTATTATTACTATGCCCAAGACTTTGTTTTGCCGGGATTGCTTTTAACATGGATTTGCTTGGATTACCCGCTCATTTGTGTGTCCAGATGTATTATGTGTTGTCATATTGGTAACTAAAAAATACATTTGAGGCGAAACAAACAGTAGGTCTTGGCATACTGCATATTTTCCCTGCATTTTTAGTTAAATGTTAAATATAGAGGGTAAAAAGAGCTAACAAACTCTATTGTCTAGTTGACTAGGTGCAGAGTTGTACAAATAAGCACACATGTTAGATAAAGGTCTTGGCCCAATCAGAGAATTGTGAGTATGCTTTCCTTTCCTATCATTTTCAGCCATGTATTGTTAACTATTATTGGATATATTATCTCTAGCTTGGATTTTATGTGCCAATCAATATACATATAACATTGTAGCCAAAGATGCATCTCAAAGAAACATGGTAAATTTTGATAAAATAAACTTCCAATTTAAGTGTATCTTTAGGCTTTAGTCCAAAGTACTTATATTTAATGGCAAATTTATTTCATATAGTAACTTCTTTTATCACCGTTTGCGCTGCCATGCAAAATTATAGGCTTTGGTGATTATCTGTGCATTATATCCTGCCTCCTTGTCCAAAAGTATCCATTCTTCCATCAATATTTTTGATGAGAATTACTTTTCTTAATGTACTTTGCACCTGTGTTGCGCCTTCCCGCTTTGTCATTGTCAAACTAACTAAATTTTTGTGGTCCTACATCCTATGGCACCAAAGCATTTTGCCTAGTTTGGCTACTTAAATCTTGTGTATGTGTGGTCATGCTCTGTTCTATTCTTCAAGAATCGAAATTCAAATGGCTCTCCAATTTACTATCTCTTAATCAAGTGTTCCACCTCTCTAAATACTACCATCCTCAGATTGTTGCATCTCTTGACAATCATCAGTACATGTGTAGCAGATCTTATTTGAAGCCTGATCCTTTGCTACTCAACATGTGTCATGACTCACCACATGATCGGAAGGACAACTTGAGCATGGATGTATATTTGATGAATAAAAACTGAATTGCTATTTGAAAAACATTATGAATTTCATGTCTTCTTGGAATTCTTTTTAAAACCAACTAATTATTTTAGCTATTTGCGAAATAGAACTGTAGTACTCATCCGCCTAGTACATTGATCAAATTGTTCATTTCAAAAGTTAAATCCAATATTTAATTTAGGGAATACAATTAAACTGATTTAATTGATCAAATGTTTAGGCTGGTCAAAACCATAGTAAAGGAGGTTTTTTTTCATATTTATTGTTTAAAAACCGCCATGTGCCAGTCTTGGTAGCCCCATTATGTCAGATATGGCACACTTCTATAGTTTACAGAAGGAGACATGTGTTTACAAACCTCGTGATGCGATTTAGGGACTTAGAAGAACATTTTCTTAGTTCAATCACTAGATTGAACCATACTTAGAAGCCTTGTTTTGAGGAATCATGTGTGTGTGTTGGGCGGGGAGGTCCCCAACTAAAAATATTACTCAAGTTGGCCAAGGCCAATTTGTTACATCATCAAAAGTAGGCAAGAAGAAAGGTATAACCTCCAAGAATTGGTGGTGTCCTTGTGTTCTAGTTTCCTAAACCTATGAAACCAAAGGGTGAAGTCATTTAACATGTTTTGTAATGTGGTAGAGCTATCTTGATCAATGTCATTGAATACAAGCACATTCCCAAATCTTTCAATGGGCGTTGAGAATAGCGGTGTTCCAGACTTGGTGGAGCAGAGGTATTGGCGGCTGGAATTCCCAAATACCATTGATATCTTGGACATTTAGGTCAATTCCCAAGTGTTACCATATCCTGACAGTAAAGGAACAATAGAGAAACATGTGCTCTGTTGACTCAGTTTGATGTTGACATCTTAGGCAAGAACTTGACACGACAATATGCTTGTGGTGGAGGTTGAGCTTGTTGTTGAGGCACTTGCAGAATAAGAGCTACACAAATACCTTCACTTTATTGAGCACATACCCAAGACTCCTGGATGAAGTCGACATTTTGATCTATGAACCCCTCGTGCATGAAAAGGCCATAGGTGTGCTTGGTGGAGAAGGGAGCGCCTTTGTTGAGGAAACATTTGTCTTGCCTAACACCAAACAGAAAGTCATGCAACTAAGACAAGAGAAACTATAATTTAAAGGAAGGCACTTGGGGTTAGGCGATTCCTCAGGTTTGGCGTTACATTGTTCAACATGACTGAGATACCCAGATTGTTTTGTCCAACGGAATGGGTGAAAAACAGGTTTGGTATCTAGCCCAAAGACGGTGTAGTGACCATCTTTCATCGTAACGAAATAAACCCATTGTAGTTTAGATATTTGTTGGTTAATAGTATTTGGAAGAAAAGAGTCATGATTCTGGGTGCAAGTGGCATTAGGATGCTGAAGTTGTGCCCAACACACCCAAGGATTGTTGGTAGGTAGGAGAAATTTAATGAAAAAATTCATGAGTATGCAGATATTCTATGTATGGATACCTTTTATTGTTAGACCATCAAATTCTCTTAGTTTGCAAACATTATCCCACGCGATTAAGCATTGTCTGGGTTTTTGTTTTGGATTATGAGTTGTTGAAGGATGTCTGCAATTATGATGAATATGTAGGGTGGTGAAGTGGATTGCCCTGGTGTAGACCATGTTTGCAAGGGTAACAGATGCATGTGCATTTACCCCGCAAAAAAAGCATGTGCATTTAACTCTAAAACGAACTCCACTTAGTCAAATCAAGACTTAGTAAAACAAACCAAATAATATGAAAACACTATATACACATTATTATAGCTCACCAAAGTGGATCATACGTTACACTACTTAATTAGTGACCAATTAGTTCGACAAATCATCTCAGTGCAACTGTCTACGCATTTTTTTTGAGATAGTGTTCCGGAAGTTTACTTTTGGCATTGGCGATCAGATTCGGCTGGGGATATAACTCCAATGCTCGGAAAAGAGCACACAACGGAGCACCCAACAAAGTGTAACATCGTCACTCACAACATATATACAGAAAACAGCTCCACTTAGTGAAATCCAGGCctaacaaaacaaaacaaaacaaaacaaatcAAATTAGCAAAGCAGCGGAGCCGCCAATCTTACCTTGTAGGAGTACACTAGCGTAGTGAAGTCGACGGTATATGTTACACTAATTTAATGATCAGTTAGTCCGCCAAGTCCTCTCAGTGTAAACATCAAGAATATATTAGCTACTACGCTAATTAGTTAATGGTCACTTAGTCCGGCAAGTCCTCTTTAGTGTAAGCATCAGGAAAatattatttaagcttgcaggaaCACTATATATTCGGCAGGGAGCTTGGTTACTTGCAGTTCATCACAAGCCATTTACCTACACGGCTACACGTGTAGAATAACGCACGTACACACACATGGCTCCTCACGCTCTCTCTTGGATTAGTGTGTCTCTGCTCATCTTCTTGGCGTCGTCGTCATGCGTTGCGGCGAGGGGCGCTCGGGCACCCAAAACCAACGACCCGACGGCCGGGTTCACCGCGGTGAGGCTCGGCGAGAGCAACTTTGCGCTGCAGCGGCCGTTCGATGAGA is a genomic window of Triticum urartu cultivar G1812 unplaced genomic scaffold, Tu2.1 TuUngrouped_contig_4744, whole genome shotgun sequence containing:
- the LOC125528253 gene encoding root-specific lectin-like; this translates as MARGATSNWTVTRSSERLYKAGIITCLLHRHKHTTSPRSTREEVKRKKMMSTRALALGVAVVLAFAVTTHAQRCGEQGSGMECPNNLCCSQYGYCGMGGDYCGNGCQNGACYTSKRCGSQAGGKLCPNNLCCSQWGYCGLGSEFCGVGCQNGACSTDKPCGKNAGGRACTNNYCCSQWGSCGIGPAYCGAGCQSGGCGAVFAEAIAANSTSTLLKE